One genomic region from Prunus persica cultivar Lovell chromosome G3, Prunus_persica_NCBIv2, whole genome shotgun sequence encodes:
- the LOC18780502 gene encoding receptor kinase-like protein Xa21, which translates to MPKLEELYLSENHLNGTIPPSICNMQDLTILFLKSNHFSGEFPLAWSSGSHIRIVDAAYNNLFGNIPATMGVLSFLEILKLNNNNFGGKIPHSLHNCSFLKSIDLGSNKLSRSIPPRIGGSNVSVLYGTSEYVNEEPTMLTLKGQELVYNTTLMLVKSIDLSSNFLEGEIPQEICSLTLLGTLNLSRNQLTSNIPSIVGSMHMLETLDLSHNHLSGHIPQSLASLTFLSHLNLSYNNLVGRIPLGSQLQTLSDSSIYMDNPSLCGVPLPKCLGDDTFIATNAKHSNEDGNDNGALWFYVSMILGFIVGFWGVCGTLLLKKSWRYAYFRFFDDTKDKVTLAIALKVARLQRKFHHV; encoded by the exons ATGCCCAAATTGGAAGAATTGTATCTTTCGGAGAATCATTTGAATGGTACTATTCCACCTTCTATTTGCAACATGCAAGACCTGACAATCCTTTTCCTGAAGAGCAATCATTTTTCTGGAGAATTCCCTCTCGCATGGAGTTCGGGGAGCCATATACGGATTGTAGATGCTGCCTACAACAATCTCTTTGGTAATATTCCCGCTACAATGGGAGTATTAAGTTTTCTTGAAATATTGAagctcaacaacaacaattttgGTGGTAAGATTCCCCATTCTTTGCACAATTGctcttttttgaaaagtattgATCTTGGAAGCAACAAATTATCTAGGAGCATACCTCCACGGATAGGAGGATCAAATGTATCTGTGCT TTACGGGACATCCGAATATGTCAATGAGGAGCCAACCATGCTAACATTAAAAGGACAAGAACTCGTGTATAACACCACTTTGATGTTGGTAAAGAGCATTGATCtttcatcaaattttttgGAAGGTGAAATCCCCCAAGAGATATGTAGCCTCACTTTATTGGGTACCTTGAACTTGTCAAGGAATCAGTTGACTAGTAACATCCCCTCAATTGTTGGAAGTATGCATATGCTCGAAACTCTTGATCTCTCACACAACCATCTTTCAGGACATATTCCTCAAAGCCTTGCTTCCTTAACATTTTTGTCCCACTTGAATTTGTCTTATAACAACTTGGTGGGAAGAATTCCTTTGGGCAGCCAACTTCAAACACTCAGTGATTCCTCCATTTATATGGACAATCCATCACTGTGTGGGGTTCCTCTTCCAAAGTGTCTGGGTGATGACACTTTCATTGCTACAAATGCAAAACATAGTAATGAAGATGGAAATGATAATGGAGCATTGTGGTTCTATGTCAGCATGATCCTTGGCTTTATTGTTGGCTTTTGGGGTGTTTGTGGCACAttactcttgaagaaatcatgGAGGTATGCTTATTTTCGATTTTTTGACGACACCAAAGATAAGGTAACACTAGCAATTGCGTTGAAAGTGGCTCGTTTGCAAAGAAAGTTTCATCATGTTTAG